The Solea senegalensis isolate Sse05_10M linkage group LG4, IFAPA_SoseM_1, whole genome shotgun sequence genome includes a region encoding these proteins:
- the LOC122767988 gene encoding charged multivesicular body protein 3-like — MKLFGRPPERPPTELINIWSQKIRKEMRGIDKEIRHVQREQERVTRSIKDAAKKGQKDACVILAKGVIQSKRAIQKLHASKAHMNSVILSMKNQLSVQRIAGAVQQSTEVMEAMQLLVKVPKIQATMRELSKEMMKAGMIEDILQDSFERMEDEEDMEEAADEEVENILFQVTAGALGTAPNKVTDSLPSVEPGGASTALDDETENIEAMHSRLAALRS, encoded by the coding sequence ATGAAACTGTTTGGCAGACCACCAGAAAGACCACCCACAGAACTGATCAATATTTGGTCTCAGAAAATCAGGAAGGAAATGAGAGGGATTGACAAAGAGATTCGACACGTTCAGAGGGAACAAGAAAGAGTTACACGATCCATTAAAGATGCGGCTAAAAAGGGTCAAAAGGATGCGTGTGTGATCCTTGCCAAGGGGGTGATTCAGTCAAAGCGAGCTATTCAAAAACTCCATGCTTCCAAAGCACACATGAACTCTGTGATACTCAGTATGAAGAATCAGCTGAGTGTGCAGCGTATAGCTGGGGCCGTACAGCAGAGCACAGAGGTCATGGAAGCCATGCAGCTCCTCGTGAAAGTCCCCAAGATCCAGGCCACCATGAGGGAGCTATCGAAGGAGATGATGAAGGCCGGTATGATTGAGGACATACTGCAAGACTCATTTGAGAGAATGGAAGACGAAGAGGACATGGAGGAAGCAGCAGATGAGGAAGTTGAAAACATCCTCTTCCAGGTCACAGCAGGTGCACTCGGAACGGCTCCAAACAAAGTCACTGATTCGCTGCCCAGTGTGGAGCCAGGTGGAGCCTCCACAgccttagatgatgaaactgaAAACATTGAAGCGATGCATTCGAGACTGGCAGCTCTGAGGAGCTAA